A stretch of Desulfobulbaceae bacterium DNA encodes these proteins:
- the pilB gene encoding type IV-A pilus assembly ATPase PilB, protein MSMTAQKLPDQSSLRASVKDQSGAGKLKIGEILRKEGLITKNQLDEALAFQKKNGGRLGNVLNRLGYIEEDTILKVLSRVQNFPAVLIADEPPSKDVLGVMPYAIARKYMAFPLRTLGKTLHVTMSEPTDTAAVESLQAEVKMALSVSISMEKDIIEAYRKYYKLSDEEYQELILAGGDSGPMEEDEGHVASIDDFGALASEAAEEYDLDVDDDSEGMRDQYSATDAPIIKLVNGILLKAVKDGVSDIHIEPYEKNLQVRYRLDGTLYRSMNLPLNIKNALISRIKILASLDITERRVPQDGRIKIRLTRSRAVDFRVSSLPTLFGESIVLRILDKSSLNVDLTKLGFENATFETLKRCINRPQGLLLVTGPTGSGKTVTLYSVLNSLNDEGTKILTAEDPVEFNFKGINQVNVQSEVGMTFAAALKAFLRQDPDIIMVGEIRDMETAEIAIKAAMTGHLVFSTLHTNDCPATIGRLLDIGIPPFMIASAVTMVQSQRLARRLCGGCKSVVDNTYTDQELLAMGFKEGQIQGLSLHGPKGCQICNGGGYKGRVGLFELMEVTDEVSKAINAQVPEDQLRKVAIQEGMTPLRNAGINKVVEGATSIEEVLRKTVISAESLPAYLVNPDVENYQDGDYIIRQGNRDIDFFKLIQGAVVVAREGKKIAEISQPGEYFGEMSAITGEVRSASIVSKGRSMVKRFPGDKLSEIILKYPEVSGHLFKTLASRLSQANAIMVKLAADLSKKS, encoded by the coding sequence AAAGTTCTGAGTCGGGTTCAGAATTTCCCCGCTGTCCTTATTGCAGACGAACCACCGAGTAAAGACGTACTGGGGGTCATGCCCTATGCTATTGCCCGTAAGTACATGGCTTTTCCCTTGCGCACGCTTGGTAAAACCTTGCACGTCACTATGTCCGAGCCTACCGATACGGCGGCGGTTGAGAGTCTGCAAGCGGAGGTCAAGATGGCCCTCTCCGTCAGTATTTCCATGGAGAAGGACATTATTGAAGCCTATCGGAAATATTACAAGCTCAGTGATGAGGAGTATCAGGAGCTGATCTTGGCCGGTGGGGATTCCGGCCCCATGGAAGAGGATGAAGGGCATGTCGCCTCGATTGACGATTTCGGAGCCTTGGCCTCTGAGGCGGCGGAAGAGTATGACCTTGATGTCGACGATGATTCCGAAGGAATGAGGGATCAGTACTCAGCCACGGATGCTCCCATCATCAAACTGGTTAATGGGATTCTGCTCAAGGCGGTCAAAGACGGAGTTAGTGATATTCATATCGAGCCGTATGAGAAAAACCTGCAGGTCCGCTATCGTCTGGACGGTACTCTCTATCGTTCAATGAACCTGCCGTTAAATATCAAGAATGCCTTGATCTCCCGAATAAAAATCCTGGCATCGTTGGATATCACTGAACGGCGAGTTCCCCAGGATGGACGTATAAAGATCCGCCTTACCAGGAGCCGGGCTGTTGACTTCCGGGTATCGAGTCTGCCTACCCTCTTTGGCGAGAGCATCGTCCTTCGTATCTTGGACAAGAGTTCCCTTAACGTTGACCTGACGAAACTGGGATTTGAAAACGCCACTTTTGAGACCTTGAAACGGTGTATCAATCGCCCTCAAGGCCTGCTGTTGGTTACCGGTCCCACCGGGAGTGGTAAGACGGTTACCCTCTATTCGGTCTTGAACTCGCTTAATGATGAGGGTACCAAGATCCTAACCGCCGAGGACCCGGTAGAGTTTAACTTTAAAGGTATCAATCAGGTCAATGTTCAGAGTGAAGTGGGTATGACCTTTGCCGCTGCTCTTAAGGCCTTTTTACGTCAAGATCCCGATATTATTATGGTTGGAGAGATCAGGGATATGGAGACCGCCGAAATCGCTATTAAGGCGGCGATGACCGGACATCTGGTCTTTTCGACTCTTCACACCAATGATTGTCCGGCCACCATCGGACGTTTGCTCGATATCGGCATTCCTCCCTTCATGATCGCTTCGGCAGTGACCATGGTTCAGTCTCAGCGCCTGGCGCGCCGTCTTTGTGGGGGGTGTAAGTCTGTCGTTGATAACACTTATACCGATCAGGAATTATTGGCGATGGGTTTTAAGGAGGGCCAGATTCAGGGGTTGTCGCTCCATGGGCCGAAAGGATGTCAGATTTGTAATGGTGGCGGCTATAAGGGACGGGTGGGTCTTTTTGAGCTGATGGAAGTGACTGATGAGGTATCTAAGGCGATTAATGCCCAGGTGCCGGAGGATCAACTCCGCAAAGTTGCTATCCAGGAGGGGATGACTCCGTTGCGTAATGCCGGTATTAATAAAGTTGTTGAAGGGGCAACCAGCATCGAGGAGGTCTTGCGGAAAACGGTTATCAGCGCCGAAAGCCTGCCGGCGTATCTCGTCAATCCGGATGTCGAGAATTATCAGGATGGCGACTATATCATTCGCCAGGGTAATCGTGATATTGACTTTTTTAAATTGATTCAAGGTGCAGTGGTGGTGGCCCGCGAAGGCAAAAAGATCGCGGAGATTTCTCAGCCTGGAGAATACTTCGGCGAAATGTCTGCTATTACCGGAGAAGTCCGGTCGGCAAGTATTGTTTCGAAAGGACGATCGATGGTAAAACGTTTCCCTGGGGATAAGTTGAGTGAGATTATTCTCAAATACCCGGAGGTCTCCGGGCATCTCTTTAAAACATTGGCTTCGCGGTTGTCGCAGGCTAATGCCATAATGGTCAAACTAGCGGCCGATTTATCCAAGAAAAGCTAA